A single genomic interval of Oncorhynchus gorbuscha isolate QuinsamMale2020 ecotype Even-year linkage group LG25, OgorEven_v1.0, whole genome shotgun sequence harbors:
- the LOC124013928 gene encoding uncharacterized protein LOC124013928 — protein sequence MCSSLASAPLSVCLFLLLRVTFITSKETDQTDPDPGLTFDPWLTRFQVVQLDGSPVYPPCGRVLATTTPPPPTPTVKPTTTTKTYRVVDIDGSPVIHYYPCRVIPVERQHPDQHLTTRPPQSQETVKAKTTTTTMTVNRKAHVNQPLFAKTVGHPLNRPYSKLHVPLLLANSWPALSRYNLLSCFRLPAHWLFPGHRLLSKPIGRLPRQHSGTNSKRNRDLVSLLKRSNRQSVLLSVLRRGQTHRKNIVGSPSEEGDYRNKMNRTGLEPLTLVI from the exons atgtGTTCCAGCTTAGCATCagctcctctttctgtctgtctcttcctcctcctcagagtAACCTTCATCACATCAAAAGAAACAG ATCAGACAGACCCTGACCCTGGGCTGACCTTTGACCCCTGGCTGACACGGTTCCAGGTTGTACAGCTAGACGGGTCACCGGTGTACCCACCCTGTGGAAGAGTCCTCGCCACGACCACACCACCACCGCCGACTCCAACGGTCAAACCTACAACCACAACTAAAACTTACCGGGTGGTTGACATAGATGGGTCTCCTGTGATCCATTACTACCCCTGCAGGGTCATACCGGTGGAACGACAACACCCGGACCAACATCTGACCACAAGACCACCGCAATCACAAGAAACGGTCAAAGCTAAAACCACAACTACAACTATGACTGTGAACAGGAAAGCCCATGTTAATCAACCACTATTTGCCAAAACAGTTGGTCACCCCCTCAACCGGCCTTACTCAAAGTTGCACGTCCCCCTCCTTCTGGCCAATAGCTGGCCAGCTCTGTCCCGTTACAATTTGCTCAGTTGTTTCCGACTCCCTGCTCATTGgctgtttcctggacacagactGCTCTCTAAGCCAATAGGAAGGCTCCCTCGCCAACACAGTGGGACCAATAGCAAGAGGAACAGAGACTTGGTGTCGTTACTGAAGAGGAGCAACAGACAGTCTGTCCTTCTgtcagtcctgaggagaggacaGACTCACAGAAAGAACATTGTAGGCTCCCCCTCTGAAGAGGGGGACTATAGAAATAaaatgaatagaacaggcttggaacctctaaccctggtcatatga